The proteins below are encoded in one region of Flavobacterium sp. IMCC34852:
- the tamL gene encoding translocation and assembly module lipoprotein TamL: protein MKKSITKISLFILTGLIIFGCNTTKRVPDGKRLLTKNDIYVDDQKNNLEEVTNQLYQKQNSAILGYRLRLNLYNLAKPKSDSLFKAKMIKNPKRYYHKANWLSKKQVKRLGESFLYSGLDNFLRKTGEAPVILDTASTKKSLRRLKSYYYNRGYFDVTTKYKIDTIDKKKVKLRYDINTGKPYIIDSLNAYIASAPLDSIYQLRKKSSLIKTGQRYETSIFIEEKKRITEDFRNNGAFRFQQNYVSFDIDTINKKHRPNVNLVIENEIIRTEDSVQTKPFELYKISKVNIYTDHSPTNPNATVKDSATYNDFTLYSTDKLKYRPKAITDGIFVTKGNYFSDFRTSVTSRYLSNLKVFNYPLIQYVEDKSQKNSLIANVYLTPRKKYTFGFSTDFTHSNIQDFGITGNTFLSIRNVFNGAETFEIGFRGNIGSSKDLSNPNNTFFNISEIGVDAKLNFPRIFLPFKTDKIIPKTMIPYTTLSVGYSKQTNIGLDKQNFTSSLTYNWTPKRNTSFKFDLINIQFVKNLNPSNYFNIYKSSYNTVNEIAQSYPNVNPAYFDDGNLRIEDGVLAFFNDVSNGLVPVTLPDAKSLLSIAERRARLIENNLIFASNITFTKTSKKDFFDNDFFAIKAKVESAGNLLSLLARASKQLQNQNGANTFLDVEFSQYIKTEFEYIKHWDLSRKKVLAVKAFGGIAIPYGNSEDVPFSRSYFAGGTNDNRAWQSYSLGPGASGSFLDFNEANMKLTFSAEFRFNIFQQLNGAFFTDVGNIWNVLDNTEDEDYIFNGLQSLENIAVGSGFGFRYDFNFFIVRLDLGFKTYNPALEENERWFREMRFNKSVLNIGINYPF from the coding sequence TTGAAAAAGAGTATCACAAAAATATCATTATTTATTCTAACCGGACTAATTATCTTTGGTTGTAATACAACAAAAAGAGTTCCTGACGGGAAAAGACTACTCACTAAAAATGATATCTATGTTGATGATCAAAAAAATAATTTAGAAGAAGTCACCAACCAACTCTATCAAAAACAAAACAGTGCTATTTTAGGGTATCGTTTAAGATTGAACCTTTACAATTTGGCAAAGCCGAAATCAGACTCGTTGTTCAAAGCCAAAATGATTAAAAACCCCAAACGTTATTACCATAAAGCCAATTGGCTTTCTAAAAAACAAGTCAAGCGATTGGGAGAATCTTTTCTTTATTCGGGTCTTGATAATTTCTTGAGAAAAACAGGCGAAGCTCCGGTTATATTGGATACGGCAAGCACCAAAAAATCATTGCGCCGTTTAAAATCCTATTATTACAATCGTGGTTATTTTGATGTCACTACAAAATATAAAATAGACACTATCGACAAGAAAAAAGTCAAACTCCGATACGACATCAATACCGGAAAACCCTATATTATTGACAGCCTTAACGCCTACATTGCTAGTGCTCCTTTGGATTCAATTTATCAATTGAGAAAAAAAAGCTCCTTAATCAAAACCGGTCAACGTTATGAAACCAGCATCTTTATCGAAGAAAAAAAGCGCATCACCGAGGATTTCAGAAACAATGGTGCTTTTCGTTTCCAACAAAATTATGTGAGCTTTGATATTGACACCATCAATAAAAAACACAGACCCAATGTAAACTTGGTCATCGAAAATGAAATCATTCGAACTGAAGACAGTGTACAAACAAAACCATTTGAATTGTACAAAATCAGTAAAGTAAATATTTACACCGATCACAGTCCGACCAATCCCAATGCAACTGTTAAAGATAGCGCGACTTACAACGACTTTACACTTTACAGTACCGACAAATTAAAATACCGACCTAAAGCCATAACCGATGGAATTTTTGTAACCAAAGGCAATTATTTTTCAGACTTCAGAACCTCGGTTACTTCCCGATACTTGAGCAATCTCAAAGTATTCAATTATCCGCTGATTCAATATGTGGAAGATAAATCCCAAAAGAACAGTTTGATTGCCAATGTGTATTTGACCCCGAGAAAGAAATATACTTTCGGGTTTTCTACTGACTTTACCCACTCCAATATTCAGGATTTCGGGATAACCGGAAACACTTTCTTAAGTATCAGAAACGTATTTAATGGTGCGGAAACTTTTGAAATTGGTTTCAGAGGTAACATCGGTTCGTCAAAAGATTTGAGTAATCCTAACAATACTTTCTTTAATATTTCAGAAATTGGGGTTGATGCCAAGTTGAATTTTCCCCGCATCTTTTTGCCTTTCAAAACAGACAAAATCATTCCGAAAACTATGATTCCTTACACTACTTTGAGTGTAGGTTATTCTAAACAAACCAATATCGGGTTAGACAAACAAAATTTTACCAGTTCACTGACTTACAATTGGACTCCGAAAAGAAACACGAGTTTTAAATTTGATTTAATCAACATCCAGTTTGTAAAAAACCTGAATCCTTCGAACTACTTTAATATTTATAAGTCGTCTTATAACACGGTAAATGAAATTGCGCAAAGTTATCCTAATGTCAATCCGGCTTATTTTGATGATGGTAATTTGAGGATTGAAGATGGTGTTTTGGCATTTTTTAATGATGTGAGTAATGGACTTGTGCCTGTAACTTTACCCGATGCGAAATCACTCTTGAGTATCGCTGAAAGAAGAGCAAGATTAATTGAAAACAACTTGATTTTTGCCTCTAACATTACCTTTACTAAAACCTCAAAAAAAGATTTTTTTGACAATGATTTTTTTGCCATTAAAGCCAAAGTAGAATCGGCAGGAAACCTGCTTTCCCTTTTAGCCAGAGCTTCCAAACAATTACAAAATCAAAACGGCGCCAATACTTTCTTAGATGTAGAATTTTCACAATACATCAAAACCGAATTCGAATACATCAAACATTGGGATTTAAGCCGTAAAAAAGTTTTGGCCGTCAAAGCTTTTGGAGGTATCGCCATTCCGTATGGCAATTCTGAAGACGTTCCTTTTTCGCGTAGTTATTTTGCCGGAGGAACCAATGACAATCGCGCTTGGCAATCCTATAGTTTAGGTCCGGGCGCGAGCGGTAGTTTTTTAGATTTTAATGAAGCCAATATGAAGCTGACCTTTAGTGCCGAGTTTCGTTTTAATATTTTCCAACAATTAAATGGCGCGTTTTTTACAGATGTGGGTAATATTTGGAATGTATTAGACAATACTGAAGACGAAGATTATATTTTTAACGGATTACAATCACTTGAAAATATCGCTGTCGGTTCAGGGTTCGGGTTCAGATATGATTTTAATTTCTTTATTGTTCGCTTGGATTTAGGATTCAAGACCTATAATCCGGCTTTGGAAGAAAACGAAAGATGGTTCAGAGAAATGCGCTTCAATAAATCCGTTTTAAATATTGGAATAAATTATCCTTTCTAA
- the accD gene encoding acetyl-CoA carboxylase, carboxyltransferase subunit beta translates to MAWFKRTEKGIQTATEDKKDVPKGLWYKSPTGKIIDQDELARNLWVSPEDDFHVRIGSKEYFEILFDNNEFIELDAKMTSKDPLNFVDTKKYSDRLKDAIDKTGLKDAVRTGVGKSKGKDLVVCCMDFAFIGGSMGAVVGEKIARGIDYSIKNKIPFVMISKSGGARMMEAAYSLMQLAKTSAKLAQLAEAKIPYISLCTDPTTGGTTASYAMLGDINISEPGALIGFAGPRVVRDTTGKDLPEGFQTAEFVLDHGFLDFIAPRKELKDKINLYIDLILNQDVR, encoded by the coding sequence ATGGCTTGGTTTAAAAGAACAGAAAAAGGAATTCAAACCGCTACGGAAGATAAAAAAGACGTTCCTAAAGGACTTTGGTACAAATCGCCCACCGGAAAAATTATTGACCAAGATGAATTGGCCAGAAATCTTTGGGTTAGTCCGGAAGATGATTTTCACGTAAGAATTGGCAGCAAAGAATACTTTGAAATCTTGTTTGACAACAATGAATTCATAGAGTTAGATGCCAAAATGACCTCTAAAGATCCTTTGAACTTTGTAGATACTAAAAAATATTCCGACCGTTTAAAAGACGCTATCGACAAAACAGGATTAAAAGATGCTGTTCGAACAGGTGTTGGAAAATCAAAAGGAAAAGACTTGGTGGTTTGCTGTATGGACTTTGCTTTTATTGGTGGTTCAATGGGCGCTGTTGTAGGTGAAAAAATTGCCCGTGGTATCGATTATTCCATCAAAAACAAAATCCCTTTTGTAATGATTTCAAAATCGGGTGGAGCTCGTATGATGGAAGCGGCTTATTCCTTGATGCAGTTGGCCAAAACCTCTGCAAAATTAGCCCAATTGGCAGAAGCTAAAATTCCATATATTTCATTATGTACTGATCCGACTACCGGAGGAACCACAGCTTCTTACGCCATGTTAGGAGATATTAACATCTCTGAACCGGGCGCTTTGATTGGATTTGCCGGACCACGCGTAGTTCGTGACACTACAGGAAAAGATTTACCGGAAGGTTTCCAAACGGCCGAATTCGTTTTAGACCATGGTTTCCTTGATTTTATTGCACCAAGAAAAGAACTGAAAGACAAAATCAACTTGTACATTGATTTGATTTTGAATCAGGATGTGAGATAA
- the fbaA gene encoding class II fructose-bisphosphate aldolase — protein sequence MAHNIKPGVATGDEVQAIFNYAKEKGFALPAVNVIGSSTINGVLETAAKLNAPVIIQFSNGGAQFNAGKGLSNAGEKAAIAGGIAGAKHIHTLAEAYGATVILHTDHCAKKLLPWIDGLLDASEKHFAETGKPLFSSHMIDLSEEPIEENIEICKEYLARMSKMGMTLEIELGITGGEEDGVDNSDVDSSKLYTQPEEVAYAYEELMKISPKFTIAAAFGNVHGVYKPGNVKLTPKILKNSQDYVQNKFNTGANPVDFVFHGGSGSTLEEIREAISYGVIKMNIDTDLQFAFTEGIRDYMTSKIDYLRTQIGSPEGADSPNKKHYDPRKWIREGEVTFNTRLEQAFADLNNVNTL from the coding sequence ATGGCTCATAATATCAAACCGGGAGTTGCTACCGGAGATGAAGTACAAGCAATTTTTAATTACGCTAAAGAAAAAGGATTTGCACTTCCTGCTGTAAATGTTATCGGTTCAAGTACTATTAATGGTGTTTTGGAAACCGCTGCCAAACTAAATGCACCGGTAATTATACAATTCTCCAACGGTGGTGCTCAGTTTAATGCAGGAAAAGGACTTTCAAATGCAGGAGAAAAAGCAGCCATAGCCGGTGGTATAGCCGGAGCCAAACACATTCATACTTTAGCAGAAGCTTACGGTGCTACAGTGATTTTACATACCGATCACTGTGCCAAAAAATTATTGCCTTGGATTGATGGTTTGTTAGACGCTTCTGAAAAACATTTCGCAGAAACCGGAAAACCGTTATTCTCTTCACATATGATTGACTTGTCAGAAGAGCCTATCGAAGAGAATATTGAAATTTGCAAAGAATACCTAGCTCGTATGAGCAAAATGGGAATGACTTTAGAAATCGAATTGGGTATTACCGGAGGTGAAGAAGACGGTGTTGACAATTCTGATGTTGATAGTTCAAAATTATACACCCAACCCGAAGAAGTAGCTTATGCTTACGAGGAGTTGATGAAAATTTCTCCAAAATTTACTATAGCTGCGGCATTTGGAAACGTTCACGGGGTTTACAAACCGGGCAACGTAAAATTGACTCCGAAAATCTTGAAAAATTCTCAAGATTATGTTCAAAACAAATTCAATACCGGTGCAAATCCTGTAGATTTTGTTTTCCACGGAGGTTCAGGTTCTACTCTGGAAGAAATCAGAGAAGCGATTTCTTATGGGGTTATTAAAATGAATATTGATACCGACTTACAATTTGCTTTCACCGAAGGCATCAGAGATTATATGACCTCCAAAATTGATTATTTAAGAACTCAAATCGGAAGTCCGGAAGGCGCTGATTCACCAAATAAAAAGCACTATGATCCAAGAAAATGGATTCGCGAAGGTGAAGTCACTTTCAACACCAGATTAGAGCAAGCATTTGCCGACTTGAATAACGTAAACACATTATAA
- a CDS encoding TrmH family RNA methyltransferase, with protein MVSKNQIKLITSLQHKKYRNEHQLFIAEGVKVIQELLQSNIVLEHLFETESIFESVLPSQKTLIKEVDMKRISVLTSPSSCLAIFKIPKAKIIEDKGLIVVLDDIRDPGNLGTIIRLCDWFGVKQLVCSKETVDVYNPKVIQATMGSITRVNLVYLDIQDFIAQTSLPVFGTFMDGKNIYKEVLPTEGVLIFGNEANGISTSVEKIIKNRIAIPRFGDIQQTESLNVATATAICLSEFRRNF; from the coding sequence ATGGTTAGTAAAAACCAAATAAAATTAATTACCAGTCTTCAACATAAAAAATACCGAAACGAGCATCAGTTGTTTATAGCCGAAGGTGTAAAAGTAATACAGGAATTGTTACAATCAAATATTGTGCTCGAACATTTATTTGAGACTGAAAGTATTTTTGAAAGTGTTCTTCCGTCCCAAAAAACATTGATAAAAGAAGTCGATATGAAGCGAATTTCGGTCTTGACTTCTCCAAGTTCGTGTTTGGCCATTTTCAAAATACCAAAAGCCAAAATCATAGAGGACAAAGGTTTGATAGTTGTGCTCGATGACATTCGCGACCCGGGTAATTTGGGAACCATTATACGACTTTGCGATTGGTTTGGTGTGAAACAATTGGTTTGTTCCAAGGAAACGGTCGATGTGTATAATCCAAAAGTAATTCAGGCTACGATGGGTTCTATAACCAGAGTGAATTTGGTTTATCTGGATATACAGGATTTTATTGCCCAAACGTCACTTCCGGTTTTCGGGACTTTTATGGATGGCAAAAATATTTATAAAGAAGTGTTGCCAACAGAGGGTGTTTTAATTTTTGGCAACGAAGCCAATGGAATTTCAACTTCGGTAGAAAAAATCATCAAAAACAGAATTGCGATTCCCAGATTTGGCGATATTCAACAAACCGAAAGCCTCAATGTAGCTACAGCCACTGCAATATGTTTAAGTGAGTTTAGAAGAAATTTCTAG
- the ubiE gene encoding bifunctional demethylmenaquinone methyltransferase/2-methoxy-6-polyprenyl-1,4-benzoquinol methylase UbiE — translation MSKQITPYKESTLGKKEQVTQMFDTISGEYDGLNRVISMGIDVKWRKKVIELVKAKNPENALDIATGTGDLAIMMAESTAAKKIIGLDLSVGMLEVGKKKILDKNLADKIEMVVGDSENIPYPDNYFDAITVSFGIRNFETLEKGLAEIYRVLKPNGIFVILETSVPTKFPFKQGYGFYTKFILPLIGKLFSKDNSAYGYLSESAANFPFGEALNNILRKVSFIECKAMPQTFGVATIYTATKK, via the coding sequence AACAAGTCACCCAAATGTTTGATACCATTTCGGGAGAATATGACGGTTTGAACAGAGTCATTTCGATGGGGATTGATGTCAAATGGAGAAAGAAGGTAATCGAATTGGTCAAAGCCAAAAATCCTGAAAACGCACTTGACATTGCCACCGGAACAGGAGATTTAGCTATCATGATGGCCGAATCCACAGCAGCAAAGAAAATTATAGGATTGGATTTATCGGTTGGAATGCTCGAAGTAGGCAAGAAAAAAATTCTGGATAAAAACTTAGCCGATAAAATAGAAATGGTAGTTGGTGACAGCGAAAATATCCCATATCCCGACAACTATTTTGACGCGATTACCGTTTCGTTTGGCATCAGAAACTTTGAAACTTTGGAAAAAGGTTTGGCCGAAATCTATCGCGTATTAAAACCCAACGGTATTTTTGTAATTTTAGAGACTTCGGTTCCTACGAAATTTCCTTTCAAGCAAGGTTATGGTTTTTACACCAAATTCATTCTGCCACTAATCGGAAAACTATTTTCTAAAGATAATAGCGCTTATGGTTACTTGTCAGAATCAGCGGCTAATTTTCCTTTTGGTGAAGCTTTGAACAATATTTTGCGAAAAGTTTCGTTTATAGAATGTAAAGCAATGCCGCAAACTTTTGGAGTAGCTACCATTTATACTGCTACAAAAAAATAA
- the porT gene encoding type IX secretion/gliding motility protein PorT/SprT: MKKIIVFFTFFTLSVQAQFGTSIFSKDPIVNLENFDKQRVYWGYFLGFSSFDFKTDYKVPGQDINVKGNSGFNVGLVGVLRLHEYVELRFEPGLYYASRTLTYPGFTNERDALREVKATYIDFPLMLKFSSLRTGNVRPYLLGGVGTTLNLSSNSKSKDDNSEQKFRVKPWTQNYTFGFGIDLYFEYFKFSPSIRGVFGFNDELIRDDDPNSPWTGNIESLKTRAVLINFTFH, translated from the coding sequence ATGAAAAAAATAATTGTCTTTTTTACCTTCTTTACTCTCAGTGTGCAAGCACAATTTGGGACAAGTATCTTCTCTAAAGATCCCATTGTCAATTTGGAAAACTTTGATAAACAAAGAGTCTATTGGGGTTATTTTTTAGGTTTTAGTTCTTTTGATTTCAAAACCGATTACAAAGTCCCAGGACAAGACATTAATGTAAAAGGAAATAGCGGTTTTAATGTAGGCTTGGTTGGCGTTTTAAGATTGCACGAATATGTAGAATTGCGTTTCGAACCCGGATTGTATTATGCCAGCAGAACGTTAACCTATCCCGGATTTACCAATGAACGCGATGCTTTGAGAGAAGTAAAAGCGACTTATATTGACTTTCCGTTAATGCTGAAATTTTCTTCGCTTCGTACCGGAAATGTGAGACCTTATTTATTAGGCGGTGTTGGAACCACACTCAACTTATCGAGTAATTCTAAATCAAAAGACGACAACTCGGAACAAAAATTCAGAGTCAAACCTTGGACACAGAATTATACTTTTGGTTTTGGGATAGATTTATATTTTGAATACTTCAAGTTTTCACCTTCCATCAGAGGTGTTTTCGGATTTAATGACGAGTTAATCCGCGATGATGACCCAAACAGCCCTTGGACAGGTAACATTGAATCATTGAAAACCCGTGCAGTTTTAATCAACTTTACTTTCCACTAG